Proteins encoded by one window of Actinocorallia herbida:
- a CDS encoding alkaline shock response membrane anchor protein AmaP, whose protein sequence is MARPGLLLTGFALCAAGGLVLRLCADGGAKPVLGADLASFAADHAWFWPLVTAVLTVAAGAGLYWLVTEGRAAALRRFPLMRGARRVRTRAALADLTSELQDLPGVKEVELRLTGSRSRSRLVLHVSCEESADLGLLLGMIREAPLARFREAVGLVGLHSVVRFRLVYHETRLA, encoded by the coding sequence ATGGCGCGCCCCGGACTCCTGCTGACCGGCTTCGCGCTGTGCGCCGCCGGCGGCCTCGTGCTGCGCCTGTGCGCCGACGGCGGCGCCAAGCCCGTCCTCGGCGCGGACCTCGCGTCCTTCGCGGCCGACCACGCCTGGTTCTGGCCGCTCGTCACCGCCGTGCTGACGGTCGCCGCGGGCGCCGGGCTGTACTGGCTCGTCACCGAGGGGCGGGCCGCCGCGCTGCGCAGGTTCCCGCTCATGCGCGGCGCCCGCCGGGTGCGCACCCGGGCGGCCCTGGCCGACCTGACCTCCGAACTCCAGGACCTGCCCGGCGTCAAGGAGGTCGAGCTCAGGCTGACCGGTTCGCGGTCTCGCTCCCGGCTCGTCCTGCACGTCTCGTGCGAGGAGAGCGCCGACCTCGGCCTGCTGCTCGGCATGATCCGGGAGGCCCCGCTCGCCCGCTTCCGCGAGGCCGTCGGCCTCGTCGGCCTGCACTCGGTCGTCAGATTCCGCCTCGTCTACCACGAGACCCGCCTCGCCTGA
- a CDS encoding DUF6286 domain-containing protein — protein sequence MAETLVTELFGDTALRRQTRLRAEEEFQPRRTVAALFTAAATAALCAAAAAEIVARRHGMHAVPPEFVEAIAADLRATPWADPSVAATGWGMLLGGLALLAHAVWPARRPMEAIGAADPGSSAALSRDALARSVENAACGVAGVTGAHAVIGRRIELEIATGYRNPGNLADLVRRAVMSRLGEIEPVRDRPLALSVVWRR from the coding sequence ATGGCTGAGACGCTGGTCACAGAGCTGTTCGGGGATACCGCCCTGCGCAGGCAGACCCGGCTGCGGGCGGAGGAGGAGTTCCAGCCGCGCCGGACCGTCGCCGCGCTCTTCACCGCCGCGGCCACCGCCGCACTGTGCGCGGCGGCGGCTGCCGAGATCGTCGCGCGAAGACACGGGATGCACGCGGTGCCGCCGGAGTTCGTCGAGGCGATCGCCGCCGATCTGCGCGCGACGCCCTGGGCCGATCCGTCCGTGGCGGCCACGGGCTGGGGGATGCTGCTCGGCGGCCTCGCGCTGCTCGCGCACGCCGTCTGGCCCGCCCGCCGCCCGATGGAGGCGATCGGCGCGGCGGATCCGGGGAGCTCGGCGGCGCTGAGCCGCGACGCGCTCGCCAGGTCCGTGGAGAACGCGGCGTGCGGCGTGGCAGGGGTCACCGGCGCGCACGCGGTGATCGGGCGCAGGATCGAGCTGGAGATCGCCACCGGGTACCGCAACCCGGGCAATCTCGCCGATCTCGTGCGCCGGGCGGTCATGTCCCGGCTCGGCGAGATCGAGCCGGTGCGCGACCGTCCGCTCGCCCTCTCCGTGGTCTGGCGGCGCTGA
- a CDS encoding YdeI/OmpD-associated family protein produces the protein MDGETGVREQAAGAAGGDGLPTLEFATAADFEAWLEAEHGTAAGVWIKVAKKGSGVASVTTAEALDHALCFGWIDGQRKALDAVHFLQKYTPRRPRSRWSKINTEKVAALEARGLMRPAGLAQVEAAKADGRWAAAYAPQSSREVPPDLQAALDTEPEAAAFFATLSSQNRFAIVFRIEEAKRAATRSARIEKFVLMLKEGKTLH, from the coding sequence ATGGACGGGGAGACGGGTGTGCGGGAACAGGCGGCCGGGGCGGCGGGCGGCGATGGCCTGCCGACGCTGGAGTTCGCGACGGCGGCGGATTTCGAGGCGTGGCTGGAGGCCGAGCACGGCACGGCCGCCGGCGTCTGGATCAAGGTCGCCAAGAAGGGCAGCGGCGTCGCCTCGGTGACCACGGCGGAGGCGCTGGACCACGCGCTGTGCTTCGGCTGGATCGACGGCCAGCGCAAGGCCCTGGACGCCGTGCACTTCCTCCAGAAGTACACCCCGCGCCGACCACGCAGCCGCTGGTCGAAGATCAACACCGAGAAGGTGGCGGCCCTGGAGGCGCGCGGCCTGATGCGTCCGGCGGGCCTGGCCCAGGTCGAGGCGGCGAAGGCGGACGGCCGGTGGGCCGCGGCGTACGCGCCGCAGTCGAGCCGGGAGGTGCCGCCCGATCTCCAGGCGGCGCTCGACACCGAGCCGGAGGCCGCGGCCTTCTTCGCCACGCTGAGCTCGCAGAACAGGTTCGCGATCGTCTTCCGGATCGAGGAGGCGAAGCGCGCCGCCACCCGTTCCGCCAGGATCGAGAAGTTCGTCCTGATGTTGAAGGAGGGTAAGACGCTCCATTGA
- the purU gene encoding formyltetrahydrofolate deformylase has translation MGLSYILALSCPDRPGIVAAVSGLLAEKGCNILESQQYGDQSTGRFFLRVQFDAQLPLGELQTLLAPIATEFAFDWHLGDAASRMKVLIMVSREGHCLNDLLFRVRSGLLDIDVVAVVSNHPDMRPLTQSYGIDYHHLPMSMGKAAQEAEILTLVQHYRADLVVLARYMQILTDDLCAKLQGRVINIHHSFLPSFKGAKPYHQAHARGVKLIGATAHYVTPDLDEGPIIEQEVGRVDHTQTPEDLRRVGRDMECLALARAVRWHAEHRVVLNGDKTVVFR, from the coding sequence TTGGGCTTGAGTTACATCCTGGCGCTGTCGTGTCCGGACCGGCCCGGGATCGTGGCGGCGGTCTCGGGGTTGCTGGCCGAGAAGGGCTGCAACATCCTGGAGAGCCAGCAGTATGGGGACCAGTCGACGGGGCGGTTCTTCCTGCGGGTGCAGTTCGACGCACAACTGCCGTTGGGCGAGCTCCAGACTCTGCTGGCGCCGATCGCGACCGAGTTCGCCTTCGACTGGCACCTCGGGGACGCGGCGAGCCGGATGAAGGTGCTGATCATGGTGTCCCGGGAGGGGCACTGCCTCAACGACCTGCTGTTCCGGGTGCGGTCGGGGCTGCTGGACATCGACGTCGTCGCGGTGGTGTCCAACCATCCGGACATGCGGCCGCTCACCCAGTCGTACGGGATCGACTACCACCACCTGCCCATGTCGATGGGGAAGGCGGCGCAGGAGGCCGAGATCCTGACCCTGGTGCAGCACTACCGGGCCGATCTCGTCGTGCTCGCGCGGTACATGCAGATCCTCACCGACGACCTGTGCGCGAAGCTCCAGGGCCGGGTGATCAACATCCACCACTCGTTCCTGCCGTCGTTCAAGGGCGCGAAGCCCTATCACCAGGCGCACGCCCGGGGCGTCAAGCTGATCGGCGCGACCGCCCACTACGTCACGCCCGACCTGGACGAGGGGCCGATCATCGAGCAGGAGGTGGGGCGGGTCGACCACACCCAGACGCCCGAGGACCTGCGCCGGGTCGGCCGCGACATGGAGTGCCTGGCGCTCGCCCGCGCGGTGCGCTGGCACGCCGAGCACCGGGTGGTGCTGAACGGCGACAAGACCGTCGTCTTCCGCTGA
- a CDS encoding alpha/beta hydrolase family esterase: MQRLTALVLLCSVLTACSGGDIGQLEDPGPRTPSAERGGIPVSQGTHVMRLDQPGFRDREYRLRVPRNFDGPLPLVLAVHGGASTAERFQEESGFDAVADDKGFLVAYPEGFLRSWNAGPCCGPAKVAKADDAGFLRTLIDRLVRAGVADPERVFVAGFSNGGGMAYRLACEGPGRVKGIGVVSASLVIGCEPERPVSAMIVHGRKDTSVPFQGGGRRDFDDSRPYAPVSKAVTFFRKAAGIAALTSDKGCRAGKRKGIAVRFCPHGGGHVWPENAARDLWRFFAAL; the protein is encoded by the coding sequence ATGCAGCGACTTACGGCACTGGTTCTGCTCTGCTCGGTCTTGACCGCCTGTTCCGGCGGTGACATCGGACAGCTCGAGGATCCCGGACCGCGCACGCCGTCTGCCGAGCGCGGCGGCATCCCCGTCTCGCAGGGCACGCACGTCATGCGGCTCGACCAGCCCGGATTCCGCGACCGCGAGTACCGCCTGCGCGTGCCGCGGAACTTCGACGGGCCGCTGCCGCTGGTGCTCGCCGTGCACGGTGGCGCCTCCACCGCGGAGCGGTTCCAGGAGGAGTCCGGCTTCGACGCGGTGGCCGACGACAAAGGCTTCCTCGTCGCCTACCCGGAGGGCTTCCTGCGCAGTTGGAACGCGGGTCCCTGCTGCGGCCCGGCCAAGGTCGCCAAGGCCGACGACGCGGGCTTCCTGCGCACCCTGATCGACCGCCTGGTCAGGGCGGGCGTCGCCGACCCGGAGCGGGTGTTCGTCGCGGGGTTCTCCAACGGCGGGGGGATGGCCTACCGGCTGGCGTGCGAGGGGCCGGGACGGGTCAAGGGGATCGGGGTGGTGTCGGCGTCACTGGTGATCGGGTGCGAGCCGGAGCGGCCGGTGTCGGCGATGATCGTGCACGGGCGGAAGGACACGTCGGTGCCGTTCCAGGGCGGGGGACGCCGGGACTTCGACGACTCCCGGCCGTACGCGCCGGTGTCGAAGGCCGTCACCTTCTTCCGGAAGGCCGCGGGCATTGCGGCCTTGACGTCCGACAAGGGGTGCCGGGCGGGGAAGCGGAAGGGGATCGCCGTCCGGTTCTGCCCGCACGGCGGCGGACATGTCTGGCCCGAGAACGCCGCCCGGGACCTGTGGAGGTTCTTCGCGGCCCTGTGA
- a CDS encoding amino acid deaminase/aldolase, with protein sequence MDPLKLKARYDAATAAFDAPFAIVDLDAFRANAADLVRRAGGKPVRVASKSVRVRALLDEVLKMDGFAGIMAFTLPEALWLAAHGTSDDILVAYPTADRGALRRLADDEHAASVVTLMVDCVEHLELMPSDGHPIRVCMDIDAGYRVLGGRIKVGAQRSPIVTPAQARAFAEEIAKRPNLRLVGIMGYESQIAGVGDAPAGQPARARIIRAMQSRSRLELAARRGEIVRRVREVADVEFVNGGGTGSVEWTVAERAITEVASGSGLFHPHLFDHYTAFHGIPAALFALPVVRRPGPGVATCLGGGYLASGPADALRLPQPYLPPGLKFTALEGAGEVQTPLTGAAADRLEIGDRVWFRHTKAGELCERFEAVHLISGERTVRTVPTYRGEGQTFL encoded by the coding sequence ATGGACCCCCTGAAGCTCAAGGCGCGCTATGACGCGGCCACCGCCGCGTTCGACGCGCCGTTCGCGATAGTCGACCTCGACGCGTTCCGCGCGAACGCGGCCGACCTCGTGCGCCGGGCGGGGGGCAAACCCGTGCGGGTCGCCAGCAAGTCCGTGAGGGTGCGGGCGCTGCTGGACGAGGTCCTGAAGATGGACGGGTTCGCCGGGATCATGGCGTTCACGCTGCCCGAGGCCCTCTGGCTCGCCGCGCACGGGACCAGCGACGACATCCTCGTCGCCTACCCCACGGCCGACCGCGGCGCGCTGCGCAGGCTCGCCGACGACGAGCACGCCGCCTCCGTCGTCACCCTGATGGTGGACTGCGTCGAGCACCTCGAACTGATGCCGTCCGACGGCCACCCGATCCGGGTGTGCATGGACATCGACGCCGGATACCGGGTGCTCGGCGGCCGGATCAAGGTCGGCGCGCAGCGGTCCCCGATCGTCACGCCGGCCCAGGCCCGCGCGTTCGCCGAGGAGATCGCCAAGCGGCCGAACCTGCGGCTGGTCGGCATCATGGGTTACGAGTCGCAGATCGCCGGGGTCGGCGACGCACCGGCCGGGCAGCCCGCCAGGGCGCGGATCATCCGGGCCATGCAGTCGCGGTCCAGGCTCGAGCTCGCGGCCCGGCGCGGCGAGATCGTCCGGCGGGTCCGCGAGGTCGCCGACGTCGAGTTCGTCAACGGCGGCGGCACCGGCAGCGTCGAGTGGACCGTCGCGGAACGGGCGATCACCGAGGTCGCCTCGGGCTCCGGGCTCTTCCACCCGCACCTTTTCGACCACTACACGGCGTTCCACGGCATCCCCGCCGCGCTGTTCGCGCTGCCCGTCGTGCGGCGGCCCGGCCCGGGCGTCGCGACCTGCCTCGGCGGCGGCTACCTGGCGTCCGGCCCCGCCGACGCGCTGCGCCTGCCCCAGCCGTACCTGCCGCCCGGCCTGAAGTTCACCGCGCTGGAGGGCGCGGGCGAGGTCCAGACTCCGCTCACCGGGGCCGCCGCCGACCGGCTGGAGATCGGCGACCGGGTCTGGTTCCGGCACACCAAGGCCGGCGAACTGTGCGAGCGGTTCGAGGCCGTACATTTGATCTCGGGCGAGCGCACCGTTCGCACCGTCCCGACCTATCGTGGCGAGGGACAGACCTTCCTTTAA
- a CDS encoding carbohydrate kinase family protein → MSDPCGGRPEPTTAGLDVFLSGQVYMDMIFTGLPGPPPPGGEVITDGLGSAPGGVANMAVAMSRLGLRVGLAAAFGDDIFGTYLWDTLAEQENVDLAWSRRMPGWSSPVTVSLAYDADRSMVTYVNPLPPLAPVGAPPPARTCVIDIAQPVPPWAVELRAAGGLVVADLGWDPTETWSADVLDRLRHVDIFLPNAVEAMAYTRTSTPSAALEHLARLVPTVVVKRGAEGALAAHGRERAAEPALPVDALDPTGAGDVFCAAFVYGTLAGWGLPQRLRFANLCAGLSVRHYSGSLGAPCWGEIAAFGETGEVPGEVLENYAFVVEHIPDSELDRGPESVARAQPTLRGRQ, encoded by the coding sequence ATGAGCGACCCGTGCGGCGGGCGCCCCGAGCCGACCACCGCGGGCCTCGACGTCTTCCTGTCCGGCCAGGTCTACATGGACATGATCTTCACCGGGCTGCCCGGTCCGCCCCCTCCCGGCGGCGAGGTCATCACCGACGGCCTGGGCTCGGCCCCCGGCGGCGTCGCCAACATGGCGGTGGCGATGAGCCGGCTCGGCCTGCGCGTCGGCCTCGCCGCGGCCTTCGGCGACGACATCTTCGGCACCTATCTCTGGGACACCCTGGCCGAGCAGGAGAACGTCGACCTCGCCTGGTCCCGGCGGATGCCGGGCTGGTCGAGCCCCGTCACCGTCTCGCTCGCCTACGACGCCGACCGCAGCATGGTCACGTACGTCAATCCGCTCCCGCCGCTCGCGCCCGTGGGCGCCCCGCCCCCGGCCAGGACCTGCGTCATCGACATCGCCCAGCCCGTGCCGCCGTGGGCGGTGGAGCTGCGCGCCGCGGGCGGCCTCGTGGTCGCCGACCTCGGCTGGGATCCCACCGAGACCTGGTCGGCCGACGTGCTCGACCGGCTCAGGCACGTCGACATCTTCCTGCCCAACGCCGTCGAGGCGATGGCCTACACCCGGACCTCGACCCCCTCCGCCGCGCTGGAGCACCTGGCCCGGCTCGTGCCGACCGTCGTCGTCAAGCGCGGGGCCGAGGGCGCGCTCGCCGCGCACGGCCGGGAGCGCGCCGCCGAGCCCGCGCTGCCGGTCGACGCGCTCGACCCGACGGGCGCGGGCGACGTGTTCTGCGCCGCGTTCGTCTACGGCACCCTCGCCGGGTGGGGGCTGCCGCAGCGGCTGCGGTTCGCCAACCTGTGCGCGGGCCTGTCGGTGCGGCACTACAGCGGCTCGCTCGGCGCGCCCTGCTGGGGCGAGATCGCCGCGTTCGGGGAGACCGGAGAGGTCCCCGGCGAGGTGCTGGAGAACTACGCGTTCGTGGTCGAGCACATCCCCGATTCCGAGCTGGACCGCGGGCCCGAGTCCGTCGCGCGGGCCCAGCCGACCCTGAGAGGACGCCAGTGA
- a CDS encoding glycoside hydrolase family 4, which translates to MKIAVVGAGSGYLPGVVRGVLHRADDLRGAELAFHDPDVPAMELMARLARGMLKGLCRVTEHPALKTALDGADFVFTTFRPGGMPARHLDEAIPLGHGVVGQETAGPGGFLMACRSVPVLLELAELAPENAWIVNYTNPTSVVTDAVLQRFPGRRFLGLCDQSVGDTEMWEDLLGLEGLEPDWIGLNHLTWADTVRHRGMPLDLAPLLAALEPPDGGATPWRDPSRMADLGKALGFLPNSYAKYYFFHDEVVAELRKKGTTRAQDIMGTLPAFYAQVEAESRKADPDPSRERGGGEHGEFAIDVICAIAGDEGRRMVLNVPNTGRAIPSLAADTVVEMPCLVDARGAAPLPVGDLPLPVRGLTQAAACYERLASRAATTGDRAVALQALMAHPFVPGKRAAEAILTEGLAAHAADLPQFR; encoded by the coding sequence GTGAAGATCGCCGTCGTGGGCGCGGGAAGCGGCTACCTGCCGGGGGTCGTGCGCGGGGTGCTGCACCGGGCGGACGACCTGCGCGGCGCCGAACTCGCCTTCCACGACCCGGACGTCCCGGCGATGGAGCTGATGGCGCGGCTCGCCCGCGGCATGCTCAAGGGCCTGTGCCGGGTCACCGAGCATCCGGCGCTGAAGACCGCCCTGGACGGGGCCGACTTCGTCTTCACGACGTTCCGCCCCGGCGGGATGCCCGCCCGCCACCTCGACGAGGCGATCCCGCTCGGGCACGGCGTCGTCGGCCAGGAGACGGCAGGGCCCGGCGGGTTCCTCATGGCCTGCCGGTCGGTGCCCGTGCTGCTGGAGCTCGCCGAGCTCGCGCCCGAGAACGCCTGGATCGTCAATTACACCAACCCGACCAGCGTCGTCACCGACGCGGTGCTCCAGCGCTTCCCGGGGCGCCGCTTCCTCGGCCTGTGCGACCAGAGCGTCGGCGACACCGAGATGTGGGAGGACCTCCTCGGCCTCGAAGGGCTGGAGCCCGACTGGATCGGCCTGAACCACCTGACCTGGGCCGACACCGTCCGCCACCGCGGCATGCCCCTCGACCTCGCGCCCCTGCTCGCCGCGCTGGAGCCCCCGGACGGCGGCGCGACGCCCTGGCGGGACCCTTCCCGGATGGCCGACCTCGGCAAGGCACTGGGATTCCTCCCCAACTCCTACGCCAAGTACTACTTCTTCCATGACGAGGTCGTCGCCGAGCTGCGCAAGAAGGGCACCACCCGAGCGCAGGACATCATGGGGACGCTCCCCGCGTTCTACGCCCAGGTCGAAGCCGAGTCACGCAAGGCCGATCCCGACCCGTCACGCGAGCGGGGCGGCGGGGAGCACGGCGAGTTCGCGATCGACGTCATCTGCGCGATCGCCGGGGACGAGGGCCGGAGGATGGTGCTCAACGTGCCGAACACCGGGCGTGCGATCCCGTCGCTGGCCGCGGACACCGTGGTGGAGATGCCCTGCCTGGTGGACGCCCGGGGCGCGGCGCCGCTGCCCGTCGGCGACCTTCCGCTGCCGGTGCGCGGCCTCACCCAGGCGGCCGCGTGCTACGAGCGGCTCGCCTCGCGGGCGGCGACCACCGGCGACCGCGCGGTGGCGCTCCAGGCGCTGATGGCGCATCCGTTCGTGCCGGGCAAGCGGGCGGCCGAGGCGATCCTCACCGAGGGCCTGGCGGCGCACGCCGCCGATCTGCCGCAGTTCCGCTGA
- a CDS encoding DUF3618 domain-containing protein gives MADRNPDLIKQEIEGELADLARNVDALAKRVAPAAIVHRTGERAREEITHVAQALGSVVSPKEGQESPISEEQRKRLLIVGGAIAAGVTLLLVLGSRRSAKRTRLELTLPL, from the coding sequence ATGGCCGACAGGAATCCTGACCTGATCAAGCAGGAGATCGAAGGGGAGCTGGCAGACCTCGCGCGCAATGTCGACGCGCTGGCCAAACGCGTCGCGCCCGCCGCGATCGTGCACCGGACGGGAGAGCGCGCCCGCGAGGAGATCACCCATGTCGCCCAGGCGCTCGGCTCCGTCGTCTCGCCGAAGGAGGGGCAGGAGTCCCCGATCTCGGAGGAGCAGCGCAAGCGGCTGCTCATCGTCGGCGGCGCGATCGCCGCGGGCGTCACGCTGCTGCTGGTGCTCGGCTCGCGCCGCTCGGCCAAGCGGACGCGGCTGGAACTGACCCTGCCCCTCTGA
- the bcp gene encoding thioredoxin-dependent thiol peroxidase, with amino-acid sequence MAKGSKVTNRLEPGDEAPDFTLTDAEGKPFTLSSLRGDRVILYFYPAAMTPGCTKESVDFEDALPALAEAGVKVVGISPDAPAKLAKFAERDGLTFPLLSDPDKEVLQAYSAYGEKKLYGKVTVGVIRSTFVIDAEGKVEKAYYNVKATGHVARIRRELAL; translated from the coding sequence ATGGCGAAAGGATCCAAGGTGACAAATCGTCTCGAACCAGGCGATGAAGCTCCGGACTTCACCCTCACCGACGCGGAAGGCAAGCCCTTCACTCTGTCCTCCCTGCGGGGCGACCGGGTGATCCTCTACTTCTACCCCGCCGCCATGACACCGGGCTGCACCAAGGAGTCCGTCGACTTCGAGGACGCCCTCCCCGCGCTCGCCGAGGCCGGCGTCAAGGTCGTCGGCATCTCGCCCGACGCCCCCGCCAAGCTCGCCAAGTTCGCCGAACGCGACGGCCTCACCTTCCCGCTCCTGTCGGACCCCGACAAGGAGGTCCTCCAGGCCTACTCCGCCTACGGCGAGAAGAAGCTCTACGGGAAGGTCACCGTCGGCGTCATCCGGTCCACGTTCGTCATCGACGCCGAAGGCAAGGTCGAGAAGGCGTACTACAACGTGAAGGCCACCGGGCACGTCGCCCGGATCCGGCGGGAACTCGCCCTCTGA
- a CDS encoding MEDS domain-containing protein, whose protein sequence is MQVFRPVRDLLPGDHAWFPYASDEEQGCVIGPWIADGLEIRDKIIYVTDAEHWQLPGLYGHDLSHQVRLGLLTLIPIGEACLTKGMFDPNKLLGTLADEIAKAEEQEFRGIRITAENSWALAQPFGDSRIDFCEQRLNARVAPSVSVTAICQTDVRQCRGGQYGLLDSHHEVRVLPNPDFDDPQLTITRTFRPVGLHLRGEIDDSRRIRFGEALDNLPREAETFELDLAEVTFVSLDAFKELTGFTRRRGPRCRVILRHVDPVVRSVIDVVGRTRLPGIELGDS, encoded by the coding sequence ATGCAGGTCTTCCGGCCGGTCAGAGATCTTCTGCCCGGCGACCACGCGTGGTTCCCCTACGCCTCCGACGAGGAGCAGGGTTGCGTCATCGGCCCCTGGATCGCCGACGGCCTGGAGATCCGCGACAAGATCATCTATGTCACGGACGCCGAGCACTGGCAGCTCCCCGGCCTGTACGGGCATGACCTCTCCCACCAGGTACGGCTCGGCCTGCTCACCCTGATCCCGATCGGCGAGGCCTGCCTCACCAAGGGCATGTTCGACCCGAACAAGCTGCTCGGCACCCTCGCCGACGAGATCGCCAAGGCGGAGGAACAGGAGTTCCGCGGCATCCGCATCACCGCGGAGAACTCCTGGGCCCTCGCCCAGCCGTTCGGCGACTCCCGGATCGACTTCTGCGAGCAGCGCCTCAACGCCAGGGTCGCCCCGAGCGTCTCGGTCACCGCGATCTGCCAGACCGACGTGCGGCAGTGCCGCGGCGGCCAGTACGGCCTCCTGGACTCCCACCACGAGGTCAGGGTCCTGCCCAACCCCGACTTCGACGACCCGCAACTCACCATCACGCGCACGTTCCGACCGGTCGGCCTCCACCTGCGCGGCGAGATCGACGACTCGCGCCGCATCCGCTTCGGCGAGGCGCTGGACAACCTCCCCCGCGAAGCCGAGACGTTCGAACTCGACCTCGCCGAGGTCACGTTCGTCAGCCTCGACGCGTTCAAGGAACTCACCGGGTTCACCCGCAGGCGCGGCCCCCGGTGCCGGGTCATCCTGCGCCACGTGGACCCGGTCGTGCGCTCCGTCATCGACGTGGTCGGCCGCACCAGGCTGCCCGGAATCGAGCTTGGTGACAGCTGA
- a CDS encoding sensor histidine kinase, whose amino-acid sequence MSLTHAALPYPDDEAFLAAAVPFLRDGVRDDVPVLAVTVGKTDLLRRELAAHDGAITYIDSAAFYQHPARIVARILDLAERETGSGGGIRLLGEQMWDARTPLENQEWQRVEALVNLLFADTRAHILCAYDRRLPEHLLRTSKLTHPELAEGTERRPNPAFQDPHDYLSSADRQPLEPAPRDSALVAVRSRDLRDLRALVSVHARRHGLGGALLHQLLVAVTEVATNALDHGEPPVTLRMWPEAGGLVCEVSDEGTWAPDGPEHTGHVPPRPHERAKLGLWAVRMLSGAVQVRTGPHGTRVRIHAPVCRADGLRLPV is encoded by the coding sequence ATGTCTCTTACACACGCGGCCCTGCCCTATCCGGACGATGAGGCGTTCCTCGCGGCGGCCGTCCCCTTCCTGCGCGACGGCGTCCGGGACGACGTGCCCGTCCTCGCCGTCACCGTCGGCAAGACCGATCTGCTGCGCCGCGAACTCGCCGCGCACGACGGGGCGATCACCTACATCGACTCCGCCGCCTTCTACCAGCACCCCGCCCGGATCGTCGCGCGGATCCTCGACCTCGCCGAGCGCGAGACGGGGTCGGGCGGCGGCATCCGGCTGCTGGGCGAGCAGATGTGGGACGCCCGCACCCCGCTGGAGAACCAGGAGTGGCAGCGGGTGGAGGCGCTCGTCAACCTCCTGTTCGCCGACACCCGCGCGCACATCCTGTGCGCCTACGACCGGCGGCTGCCCGAGCACCTCCTGCGCACCTCGAAGCTCACCCACCCGGAGCTCGCCGAAGGCACCGAGCGCAGGCCGAACCCCGCCTTCCAGGACCCGCACGACTATCTGTCCTCGGCCGACCGCCAGCCGCTGGAGCCCGCGCCCCGCGACTCCGCGCTCGTCGCCGTCCGCTCCCGCGACCTGCGCGACCTGCGCGCCCTCGTCAGCGTGCACGCGCGGCGGCACGGCCTCGGCGGCGCGCTCCTGCACCAGCTGCTCGTCGCGGTCACCGAGGTCGCGACCAACGCGCTCGACCACGGCGAACCCCCGGTGACGCTGCGGATGTGGCCCGAGGCCGGCGGACTCGTCTGCGAGGTCTCCGACGAAGGCACCTGGGCGCCCGACGGCCCCGAGCACACCGGACACGTCCCGCCCCGTCCGCACGAGCGGGCGAAGCTCGGGCTGTGGGCGGTGCGGATGCTCTCGGGCGCGGTCCAGGTGCGCACCGGCCCGCACGGTACCCGGG